The following are encoded together in the Monodelphis domestica isolate mMonDom1 chromosome 5, mMonDom1.pri, whole genome shotgun sequence genome:
- the SEPTIN3 gene encoding neuronal-specific septin-3 isoform X3: protein MSELMVEARPKPAVPVKPVGISSNLLGYIGIDTIIEQMRKKTMKTGFDFNIMVVGQSGLGKSTLINTLFKSQVSRKSASWNREEKIPKTVEIKAIGHVIEEGGVKMKLTVIDTPGFGDQINNENCWEPIEKYINEQYEKFLKEEVNIARKKRIPDTRVHCCLYFISPTGHSLRPLDLEFMKHLSKVVNIVPIIAKADTMTLEEKMEFKQRVRKELEVHGIEFYPQKEFDEDLEDKTENDKIRQESMPFAVVGSDKEYQVNGKRVLGRKTPWGIVEVENLSHCEFALLRDFVIRTHLQDLKEVTHNIHYETYRARRLNDNGGLPPKKESPLGPERCEPPPRPAPTPH, encoded by the exons ATGTCGGAGCTGATGGTGGAGGCCAGGCCCAAGCCGGCGGTGCCCGTGAAGCCGGTGGGCATCAGCTCCAACCTCCTGGGCTACATCGGCATCGACACCATCATCGAGCAGATGAGGAAGAAGACCATGAAGACGGGCTTTGACTTCAACATCATGGTTGTGG GTCAGAGCGGGCTGGGCAAGTCCACCCTCATCAACACCCTTTTCAAATCGCAAGTGAGCCGGAAGTCCGCGAGCTGGAATCGCGAGGAGAAGATCCCCAAAACGGTGGAGATCAAGGCCATCGGCCACG TGATCGAggagggcggagtcaagatgaaGCTGACAGTCATCGACACGCCAGGCTTTGGAGACCAGATCAACAATGAGAACTG CTGGGAGCCCATCGAGAAGTACATCAACGAGCAGTATGAGAAGTTCCTGAAGGAAGAGGTGAACATCGCCAGGAAGAAGCGCATCCCAGACACACGCGTGCACTGCTGCCTCTACTTCATCTCTCCCACCGGACACTC GCTCAGGCCTCTGGACCTGGAGTTCATGAAGCACCTCAGCAAGGTGGTGAACATCGTCCCCATCATTGCCAAGGCCGACACCATGACCCTGGAGGAGAAGATGGAGTTCAAGCAGAGG GTCCGGAAGGAGCTCGAGGTGCACGGCATCGAGTTTTACCCTCAGAAGGAGTTCGATGAGGACCTGGAGGACAAGACAGAGAACGACAAGATCAGG CAGGAGAGCATGCCCTTCGCCGTGGTCGGGAGCGACAAGGAATACCAGGTCAATGGCAAGAGGGTCCTGGGGAGGAAGACCCCGTGGGGAATCGTCGAAG TGGAGAACCTGAGCCACTGCGAGTTCGCCCTGCTGCGAGACTTCGTCATCCG GACCCACCTGCAGGACCTCAAGGAAGTCACCCACAACATCCACTACGAGACCTACCGGGCCCGGAGGCTCAATGACAACGGCGGCCTCCCTCCG aaaaaagaaagcccgTTAGGACCCGAGAGATGTGAACCCCCGCCCAGGCCTGCCCCGACCCCCCATTAA
- the SEPTIN3 gene encoding neuronal-specific septin-3 isoform X5: MSELMVEARPKPAVPVKPVGISSNLLGYIGIDTIIEQMRKKTMKTGFDFNIMVVGQSGLGKSTLINTLFKSQVSRKSASWNREEKIPKTVEIKAIGHVIEEGGVKMKLTVIDTPGFGDQINNENCWEPIEKYINEQYEKFLKEEVNIARKKRIPDTRVHCCLYFISPTGHSLRPLDLEFMKHLSKVVNIVPIIAKADTMTLEEKMEFKQRVRKELEVHGIEFYPQKEFDEDLEDKTENDKIRQESMPFAVVGSDKEYQVNGKRVLGRKTPWGIVEVENLSHCEFALLRDFVIRTHLQDLKEVTHNIHYETYRARRLNDNGGLPPAPPPSNVTSSQGLGK; encoded by the exons ATGTCGGAGCTGATGGTGGAGGCCAGGCCCAAGCCGGCGGTGCCCGTGAAGCCGGTGGGCATCAGCTCCAACCTCCTGGGCTACATCGGCATCGACACCATCATCGAGCAGATGAGGAAGAAGACCATGAAGACGGGCTTTGACTTCAACATCATGGTTGTGG GTCAGAGCGGGCTGGGCAAGTCCACCCTCATCAACACCCTTTTCAAATCGCAAGTGAGCCGGAAGTCCGCGAGCTGGAATCGCGAGGAGAAGATCCCCAAAACGGTGGAGATCAAGGCCATCGGCCACG TGATCGAggagggcggagtcaagatgaaGCTGACAGTCATCGACACGCCAGGCTTTGGAGACCAGATCAACAATGAGAACTG CTGGGAGCCCATCGAGAAGTACATCAACGAGCAGTATGAGAAGTTCCTGAAGGAAGAGGTGAACATCGCCAGGAAGAAGCGCATCCCAGACACACGCGTGCACTGCTGCCTCTACTTCATCTCTCCCACCGGACACTC GCTCAGGCCTCTGGACCTGGAGTTCATGAAGCACCTCAGCAAGGTGGTGAACATCGTCCCCATCATTGCCAAGGCCGACACCATGACCCTGGAGGAGAAGATGGAGTTCAAGCAGAGG GTCCGGAAGGAGCTCGAGGTGCACGGCATCGAGTTTTACCCTCAGAAGGAGTTCGATGAGGACCTGGAGGACAAGACAGAGAACGACAAGATCAGG CAGGAGAGCATGCCCTTCGCCGTGGTCGGGAGCGACAAGGAATACCAGGTCAATGGCAAGAGGGTCCTGGGGAGGAAGACCCCGTGGGGAATCGTCGAAG TGGAGAACCTGAGCCACTGCGAGTTCGCCCTGCTGCGAGACTTCGTCATCCG GACCCACCTGCAGGACCTCAAGGAAGTCACCCACAACATCCACTACGAGACCTACCGGGCCCGGAGGCTCAATGACAACGGCGGCCTCCCTCCG GCACCTCCTCCATCCAATGTCACGTCCTCCCAGGGCTTGGGGAAATAA
- the SEPTIN3 gene encoding neuronal-specific septin-3 isoform X1: MSELMVEARPKPAVPVKPVGISSNLLGYIGIDTIIEQMRKKTMKTGFDFNIMVVGQSGLGKSTLINTLFKSQVSRKSASWNREEKIPKTVEIKAIGHVIEEGGVKMKLTVIDTPGFGDQINNENCWEPIEKYINEQYEKFLKEEVNIARKKRIPDTRVHCCLYFISPTGHSLRPLDLEFMKHLSKVVNIVPIIAKADTMTLEEKMEFKQRVRKELEVHGIEFYPQKEFDEDLEDKTENDKIRQESMPFAVVGSDKEYQVNGKRVLGRKTPWGIVEVENLSHCEFALLRDFVIRTHLQDLKEVTHNIHYETYRARRLNDNGGLPPGEGVLPAGPASPCPPPHRRLKGLPGLASSPSSPPATLPVLLSSSQLPAATLCSRRRKRGPRACPAPQRQSPSMSHPSVTLRAAVRWAWLGEKAGRRRGQTVAFCFSLPP, encoded by the exons ATGTCGGAGCTGATGGTGGAGGCCAGGCCCAAGCCGGCGGTGCCCGTGAAGCCGGTGGGCATCAGCTCCAACCTCCTGGGCTACATCGGCATCGACACCATCATCGAGCAGATGAGGAAGAAGACCATGAAGACGGGCTTTGACTTCAACATCATGGTTGTGG GTCAGAGCGGGCTGGGCAAGTCCACCCTCATCAACACCCTTTTCAAATCGCAAGTGAGCCGGAAGTCCGCGAGCTGGAATCGCGAGGAGAAGATCCCCAAAACGGTGGAGATCAAGGCCATCGGCCACG TGATCGAggagggcggagtcaagatgaaGCTGACAGTCATCGACACGCCAGGCTTTGGAGACCAGATCAACAATGAGAACTG CTGGGAGCCCATCGAGAAGTACATCAACGAGCAGTATGAGAAGTTCCTGAAGGAAGAGGTGAACATCGCCAGGAAGAAGCGCATCCCAGACACACGCGTGCACTGCTGCCTCTACTTCATCTCTCCCACCGGACACTC GCTCAGGCCTCTGGACCTGGAGTTCATGAAGCACCTCAGCAAGGTGGTGAACATCGTCCCCATCATTGCCAAGGCCGACACCATGACCCTGGAGGAGAAGATGGAGTTCAAGCAGAGG GTCCGGAAGGAGCTCGAGGTGCACGGCATCGAGTTTTACCCTCAGAAGGAGTTCGATGAGGACCTGGAGGACAAGACAGAGAACGACAAGATCAGG CAGGAGAGCATGCCCTTCGCCGTGGTCGGGAGCGACAAGGAATACCAGGTCAATGGCAAGAGGGTCCTGGGGAGGAAGACCCCGTGGGGAATCGTCGAAG TGGAGAACCTGAGCCACTGCGAGTTCGCCCTGCTGCGAGACTTCGTCATCCG GACCCACCTGCAGGACCTCAAGGAAGTCACCCACAACATCCACTACGAGACCTACCGGGCCCGGAGGCTCAATGACAACGGCGGCCTCCCTCCG GGAGAAGGCGTCCTTCCAGCAGGGCCagcctccccctgcccccccccccaccgccgACTGAAGGGCCTTCCCGGGCTGGCCTCCTCCCCTTCGTCCCCCCCAGCCACGCTCCCCGTGCTCCTCTCGTCCAGCCAACTGCCCGCTGCCACGCTCTGCTCCCGCAGGAGGAAGAGGGGGCCGCGTGCCTGTCCTGCCCCCCAGCGCCAAAGCCCCTCCATGTCCCACCCAAGTGTGACCCTCAGGGCCGCTGTCCGGTGGGCTTGGCTGGGCGAGAAGGCCGGGAGGAGACGTGGCCAGACAGTTgcgttttgtttttctcttcctccttaa
- the SEPTIN3 gene encoding neuronal-specific septin-3 isoform X4 yields the protein MSELMVEARPKPAVPVKPVGISSNLLGYIGIDTIIEQMRKKTMKTGFDFNIMVVGQSGLGKSTLINTLFKSQVSRKSASWNREEKIPKTVEIKAIGHVIEEGGVKMKLTVIDTPGFGDQINNENCWEPIEKYINEQYEKFLKEEVNIARKKRIPDTRVHCCLYFISPTGHSLRPLDLEFMKHLSKVVNIVPIIAKADTMTLEEKMEFKQRVRKELEVHGIEFYPQKEFDEDLEDKTENDKIRESMPFAVVGSDKEYQVNGKRVLGRKTPWGIVEVENLSHCEFALLRDFVIRTHLQDLKEVTHNIHYETYRARRLNDNGGLPPKKESPLGPERCEPPPRPAPTPH from the exons ATGTCGGAGCTGATGGTGGAGGCCAGGCCCAAGCCGGCGGTGCCCGTGAAGCCGGTGGGCATCAGCTCCAACCTCCTGGGCTACATCGGCATCGACACCATCATCGAGCAGATGAGGAAGAAGACCATGAAGACGGGCTTTGACTTCAACATCATGGTTGTGG GTCAGAGCGGGCTGGGCAAGTCCACCCTCATCAACACCCTTTTCAAATCGCAAGTGAGCCGGAAGTCCGCGAGCTGGAATCGCGAGGAGAAGATCCCCAAAACGGTGGAGATCAAGGCCATCGGCCACG TGATCGAggagggcggagtcaagatgaaGCTGACAGTCATCGACACGCCAGGCTTTGGAGACCAGATCAACAATGAGAACTG CTGGGAGCCCATCGAGAAGTACATCAACGAGCAGTATGAGAAGTTCCTGAAGGAAGAGGTGAACATCGCCAGGAAGAAGCGCATCCCAGACACACGCGTGCACTGCTGCCTCTACTTCATCTCTCCCACCGGACACTC GCTCAGGCCTCTGGACCTGGAGTTCATGAAGCACCTCAGCAAGGTGGTGAACATCGTCCCCATCATTGCCAAGGCCGACACCATGACCCTGGAGGAGAAGATGGAGTTCAAGCAGAGG GTCCGGAAGGAGCTCGAGGTGCACGGCATCGAGTTTTACCCTCAGAAGGAGTTCGATGAGGACCTGGAGGACAAGACAGAGAACGACAAGATCAGG GAGAGCATGCCCTTCGCCGTGGTCGGGAGCGACAAGGAATACCAGGTCAATGGCAAGAGGGTCCTGGGGAGGAAGACCCCGTGGGGAATCGTCGAAG TGGAGAACCTGAGCCACTGCGAGTTCGCCCTGCTGCGAGACTTCGTCATCCG GACCCACCTGCAGGACCTCAAGGAAGTCACCCACAACATCCACTACGAGACCTACCGGGCCCGGAGGCTCAATGACAACGGCGGCCTCCCTCCG aaaaaagaaagcccgTTAGGACCCGAGAGATGTGAACCCCCGCCCAGGCCTGCCCCGACCCCCCATTAA
- the SEPTIN3 gene encoding neuronal-specific septin-3 isoform X6, with protein sequence MSELMVEARPKPAVPVKPVGISSNLLGYIGIDTIIEQMRKKTMKTGFDFNIMVVGQSGLGKSTLINTLFKSQVSRKSASWNREEKIPKTVEIKAIGHVIEEGGVKMKLTVIDTPGFGDQINNENCWEPIEKYINEQYEKFLKEEVNIARKKRIPDTRVHCCLYFISPTGHSLRPLDLEFMKHLSKVVNIVPIIAKADTMTLEEKMEFKQRVRKELEVHGIEFYPQKEFDEDLEDKTENDKIRESMPFAVVGSDKEYQVNGKRVLGRKTPWGIVEVENLSHCEFALLRDFVIRTHLQDLKEVTHNIHYETYRARRLNDNGGLPPAPPPSNVTSSQGLGK encoded by the exons ATGTCGGAGCTGATGGTGGAGGCCAGGCCCAAGCCGGCGGTGCCCGTGAAGCCGGTGGGCATCAGCTCCAACCTCCTGGGCTACATCGGCATCGACACCATCATCGAGCAGATGAGGAAGAAGACCATGAAGACGGGCTTTGACTTCAACATCATGGTTGTGG GTCAGAGCGGGCTGGGCAAGTCCACCCTCATCAACACCCTTTTCAAATCGCAAGTGAGCCGGAAGTCCGCGAGCTGGAATCGCGAGGAGAAGATCCCCAAAACGGTGGAGATCAAGGCCATCGGCCACG TGATCGAggagggcggagtcaagatgaaGCTGACAGTCATCGACACGCCAGGCTTTGGAGACCAGATCAACAATGAGAACTG CTGGGAGCCCATCGAGAAGTACATCAACGAGCAGTATGAGAAGTTCCTGAAGGAAGAGGTGAACATCGCCAGGAAGAAGCGCATCCCAGACACACGCGTGCACTGCTGCCTCTACTTCATCTCTCCCACCGGACACTC GCTCAGGCCTCTGGACCTGGAGTTCATGAAGCACCTCAGCAAGGTGGTGAACATCGTCCCCATCATTGCCAAGGCCGACACCATGACCCTGGAGGAGAAGATGGAGTTCAAGCAGAGG GTCCGGAAGGAGCTCGAGGTGCACGGCATCGAGTTTTACCCTCAGAAGGAGTTCGATGAGGACCTGGAGGACAAGACAGAGAACGACAAGATCAGG GAGAGCATGCCCTTCGCCGTGGTCGGGAGCGACAAGGAATACCAGGTCAATGGCAAGAGGGTCCTGGGGAGGAAGACCCCGTGGGGAATCGTCGAAG TGGAGAACCTGAGCCACTGCGAGTTCGCCCTGCTGCGAGACTTCGTCATCCG GACCCACCTGCAGGACCTCAAGGAAGTCACCCACAACATCCACTACGAGACCTACCGGGCCCGGAGGCTCAATGACAACGGCGGCCTCCCTCCG GCACCTCCTCCATCCAATGTCACGTCCTCCCAGGGCTTGGGGAAATAA
- the SEPTIN3 gene encoding neuronal-specific septin-3 isoform X2: MSELMVEARPKPAVPVKPVGISSNLLGYIGIDTIIEQMRKKTMKTGFDFNIMVVGQSGLGKSTLINTLFKSQVSRKSASWNREEKIPKTVEIKAIGHVIEEGGVKMKLTVIDTPGFGDQINNENCWEPIEKYINEQYEKFLKEEVNIARKKRIPDTRVHCCLYFISPTGHSLRPLDLEFMKHLSKVVNIVPIIAKADTMTLEEKMEFKQRVRKELEVHGIEFYPQKEFDEDLEDKTENDKIRESMPFAVVGSDKEYQVNGKRVLGRKTPWGIVEVENLSHCEFALLRDFVIRTHLQDLKEVTHNIHYETYRARRLNDNGGLPPGEGVLPAGPASPCPPPHRRLKGLPGLASSPSSPPATLPVLLSSSQLPAATLCSRRRKRGPRACPAPQRQSPSMSHPSVTLRAAVRWAWLGEKAGRRRGQTVAFCFSLPP, encoded by the exons ATGTCGGAGCTGATGGTGGAGGCCAGGCCCAAGCCGGCGGTGCCCGTGAAGCCGGTGGGCATCAGCTCCAACCTCCTGGGCTACATCGGCATCGACACCATCATCGAGCAGATGAGGAAGAAGACCATGAAGACGGGCTTTGACTTCAACATCATGGTTGTGG GTCAGAGCGGGCTGGGCAAGTCCACCCTCATCAACACCCTTTTCAAATCGCAAGTGAGCCGGAAGTCCGCGAGCTGGAATCGCGAGGAGAAGATCCCCAAAACGGTGGAGATCAAGGCCATCGGCCACG TGATCGAggagggcggagtcaagatgaaGCTGACAGTCATCGACACGCCAGGCTTTGGAGACCAGATCAACAATGAGAACTG CTGGGAGCCCATCGAGAAGTACATCAACGAGCAGTATGAGAAGTTCCTGAAGGAAGAGGTGAACATCGCCAGGAAGAAGCGCATCCCAGACACACGCGTGCACTGCTGCCTCTACTTCATCTCTCCCACCGGACACTC GCTCAGGCCTCTGGACCTGGAGTTCATGAAGCACCTCAGCAAGGTGGTGAACATCGTCCCCATCATTGCCAAGGCCGACACCATGACCCTGGAGGAGAAGATGGAGTTCAAGCAGAGG GTCCGGAAGGAGCTCGAGGTGCACGGCATCGAGTTTTACCCTCAGAAGGAGTTCGATGAGGACCTGGAGGACAAGACAGAGAACGACAAGATCAGG GAGAGCATGCCCTTCGCCGTGGTCGGGAGCGACAAGGAATACCAGGTCAATGGCAAGAGGGTCCTGGGGAGGAAGACCCCGTGGGGAATCGTCGAAG TGGAGAACCTGAGCCACTGCGAGTTCGCCCTGCTGCGAGACTTCGTCATCCG GACCCACCTGCAGGACCTCAAGGAAGTCACCCACAACATCCACTACGAGACCTACCGGGCCCGGAGGCTCAATGACAACGGCGGCCTCCCTCCG GGAGAAGGCGTCCTTCCAGCAGGGCCagcctccccctgcccccccccccaccgccgACTGAAGGGCCTTCCCGGGCTGGCCTCCTCCCCTTCGTCCCCCCCAGCCACGCTCCCCGTGCTCCTCTCGTCCAGCCAACTGCCCGCTGCCACGCTCTGCTCCCGCAGGAGGAAGAGGGGGCCGCGTGCCTGTCCTGCCCCCCAGCGCCAAAGCCCCTCCATGTCCCACCCAAGTGTGACCCTCAGGGCCGCTGTCCGGTGGGCTTGGCTGGGCGAGAAGGCCGGGAGGAGACGTGGCCAGACAGTTgcgttttgtttttctcttcctccttaa